DNA from Scheffersomyces stipitis CBS 6054 chromosome 1, whole genome shotgun sequence:
TCACCGtgcaaaaaagaaaagccATATCGGCCAGAGGGCCTCACGGTTTAATACATCAAACAGCACCCTGTCCAGCCCTCATTATAAACAGTCTATTTTTTAGAGAGCATTTGGCAAGTTTAGCACGAGATTTTCACTCATAAGCAAAAACTTTAAACCTTAATAGAGGCAGGACGAAATTTCGGAATCGTAAACGCTAGTTCTAGGACAATCTACTGTACATCTGCATACTCTTCGTTATTTTTCTGCAATTGTCGCTATAGTAAGATCATGAGTGCTGTCATCGGCAGATGAGGTGCGTGCGACTAGCAGAATTTCACAGGGTGACCTTGCATGTTGCACTAAGTACCTGTCTAAACAGGATTGATTTTACTTGGATTATTTCCTGCGAACTATTGGGCAGCCAAACCGTTTATGCTCGAAATACCTCGTGTGTTGACCCCTCAGGCATATTTCCAAGGTGGGTTTCGCCAGTGATGCTACATTGAATGATTGGGTGGCAGAAGTCCGAGGTTCTGGAGCACTGGCACAAGTTACGAAAGAATGATTTCTGGTAACTGGAAAATAGGCTAAAAGTCTAAACACATTTACTAAGTTAAGAACGGCTAAGTGCATTCATGTGAAGTTTCGACCTGCAGACACAGCATGCGAAAAGTTTATATCCAACGGTTTTTTTAGCACTACTTGACTTTTGCCCTCTGGCTTGATGAATATTTTCTAGGTAAATGAAATGAATTTCACTTTAAGCTTCTTTGCATGCGGAATACTGTGTTAAAACTCGACACAAATAGCCAACTCTTTAGTACATGCTCAAAATAAATCAAAATTTTTAAATTGGCCTATATTTTGTTGATCTAACTGCAATCAATGGGGGAGCAACCCTTTTTTCGTAATTGGACTCCTCAGGCTCATGCGGGACATGCCTGGGTGCAAGTAGAAACCGAAAGGTAGGtgttctctttctttcgtTCTATACAACTGCATGAACCGTTCTGTGCGTAGTGGGGAACGGAAGTGTGaaacttgaaaaaaatttggaAACACTCCCAACCAATCACAATACCCATAGACACCTCGTAACGACAACTCAAATGAGAAGTAGGGAATTTCATAAACACTGATCATCCTGCGCGAATCTTAGCGGAATTATGGTATTTGTTAAAAAATTACATAAAATTTTTGGAGACATGCTAAAATTTAGTTAGTTTTCTAATGTTTTTGTGCGCTTTTTCCCCTTTTTTAAATGTGGGCGATATGCACATGCAGGACCAAACGCACCTTCGAAACTTTAAATCCACTACTGAAATAATCCTGTACTCAATTTCACACCTCTGATTCATAGCTAACCCCCCTCTTAGTAAGAGTTGACCACCGGTCCAAAAGACCTGACCTGGAACTTGGGCTTAAGCAATTTGCTCGGAAATTTCACACCCCAGCATAAGCTGTGGCCGCCTAGGAACGATCTTCGTACTTTTGGTCTAAAAATTAGCATTTTTATATGTCAGTATGTAAAGGCGGGAGCCAGCGAAACGCTACATTTTTGTTTCTAACTAGGTATGTTATCCAATTTGAATCgaaatgaaaaatccatTCTCATTGAACGAGATGGCAGGGATCAATTGACAACGGTCTAACAAGCCACCATGCTTCGCCATGCAATAACCTTCGCTCCCCTGTAAAGAGTAAAAGTCAAGATAGACCATGCTACAGGAAAAGATGCCAACGTTTCAACCTCACTGTACAAAATCGCATTGAAATTAGACGTGGCATCCTGATGAATTTATCGCCATGTCTACTGCAGGTGGTCAACCGACTAACACACTGGAACCCTGCTTTAAAAAGGTAATCTTGGATGTGTTTGCCCTGAATAAGTGCCATAAGCGAAATGGGGATGGAGCAAATCCTGTTTGAACAGGTGGACAATAAAATCAACTGGCGCCACCCGCCTCACTGGGATTGGCGCTTCTCCAAAGATACTAAAACCCTATTTGCCATGACCAACTTTAGTCAGTACGCTAATAGTTGCACCATATAGGGCTATTGGCTACTTCCTGTTTCAATTAGGGGAAGCAGTGGACCTGTCCGCCTAAACCttcgttcttcaacttaGAAACTGCCTCAATGGGATCAGTTAGCAGATAATTAGTTAGAATCCCTAAGGTTTAGCTATCGAACCTTCCCCCTTCGAAGAAAAACACATTCCCACTTGCTGAAACTAGTAATCCTTAGTTCGATAACCCGCTAATACTTACGCCTTTCAAATGTAGACCGTACTAAAACCAGTTAGCCAGAGCTTTGTTCTGTTCAGATCGTTACGTACCTACGACGGTGTTGATATTATTTACTATAACTAGACTTAGTTAGTAAGAGGCTACATGTAGTTGCGAAATCAatgtttttttttcagcTGTAGTATTATGTTGAACGTCTCCTCCTTCTCGTCGGTTCTCCGTAGTTGGATAACTTAAGGTTGTGTAGCTGCATAATTACACCAGATACATATACAATACAGAGCTATTGTTTCGTACATGCTAGCTGCCTAACTTTTCAAAGACAAACCCAATGTAGAAACCTACCGCCTCTTTCTCTTCGCCCTCCGCACCATATTTCCCGTCAGATCGTTTCATTCCCTCTATAAGGTGCTTACTGAGTTTCGAGAAATACTTTGGAATTTCTTGATTAAAGATATCAatgaaattcttcttgagcTTCAATTCCATGCCAACATCTTCGCACATGGCACGTAGCGTCTCAAATGGGACCACGTATTCTGGAACGTCGTCGATGGCATCTTTCAAACTATAGTTGTATTTGTTGCCGAATGGAGGTCTGAATACGCCATCTTCAGGCGGTTCCTTATCAAATGTCACTGAATAGAGACTATTGCCAAATTTCTTCTTACCCCTGTCGTCAGGTAAATAGTTCTTAGTTACTATCTTTTTTCTGATAAAGTCGGACGACGGAATCGTGCCGATAAACTTACCTCCCGGTCTCAATGATCTGGACACATTGGTCAAGATGGTACGAACTTtgtcttctgtttcaaagGCATAATGCAATGAGAACTGAATAGAGACGGTATCCACAGGGAATGTTTTGTCGATGATCCCAGGAAAGTTTGGCTCCAACAACTCTGGTATAGTCTTGGAGAAACAATCTCCGGTTGCAAAGCAAGCCTCGAAATCGTACCTCAATTCATCTTTTCTGGGTTTCTGTCCGTACGCCGACCTGAATCTTACCTTCTTTTGTGAGTATCTCTGGAAAGCTTCTTTGACCGAAACATCGGAAATATCTATACCAATGTACTGGTCGATTTCCAAAAACTGGCACTTATTCAAGTCACCTCCTTTTCCACAACATAAGTCTAAGAAGGTGAAGGGACGGTCAACACCTTGTTCTCTCTTAGAATAGTTACCCAAGAGCATGTATTTAATggcattgttgaagtttctCATCTTGATGATAGGAGAGTTCTTTCTGACTTGCCTTTTGGAGTGTACAGCTCTCTGGTTGTAGTGTGTTCTAACAATACTGTTTATGTCCCTCTCTTCTTTATTGGAGATATGACTCTGGAACGTGTAGTACTCTCTCGATTGCAAAGTTCTATGATCGTATGACTGGTTGGAAACATCCAAATTTGAATATGGAATGGCTGCTccaccatcatcatctttttCCTGttctattcttgaatttccGTATTCTCTAGGATCTGGCTCTTCTCTCTCAAACTCTTCGCGGCTTCTTTTGACACGAGTAGAAGGCTCTGCTGCTCTCGATATGTATTTGGAATATTTGTTATCTGTagattctgattctgggCGGCTTACACGAGAAGGACCAGAACTTGTGGAAACAGCTGGTCTGGATCCATACTTGTCGTATTTATCTACAGGAGTATCTTTTTTTACCCAAGCTGGAGCCTCTTTGACCTCTGAATAAGCTGAGCTTACAATGGGCACGTCGTTGGTGATTTCTCTTCTCGAAAACGCAGATGATTCTCTTGTAATCTTGGAATCTGAGCTGGAGCCTGATGTAGAAGCAGCTGAGTTCTGCGTTCCGGCGGCTGCAGCCTTCTCCTTGATGCTCTGGAGCAATTGGATCTCAGCGTCTGTGTTGGACGACATGAGACTAAGATTTTGGGGAGACCTTTGATTGACTTTACGCTATTACTATAGTCTCAAAAGTGAGTAACATCTACAGATTTCGAGATGATCTTTCGGACTCATTTGTAGAAGGCGGACTGCATATCAATTTAAAGTACCTATTAGTGAGTTTTAGTGTTTTAGTGCTCTGATTACCCTTTCGCCAGACAGATCCTAAAGTCAAAATGATTGCAAAGTCTGAGTGAGAGTATATCAGACATACTAATGATAGTGTGAATCGTAGAATACTCTAGTGGAAGGATTGTTAATTTCGAAAAAATATAGTAAATAAATTAAATTCTAAGTCTAATCTGTGTCTACTGGGCAGCGAACTTATGGGCTATTCAACTAGGAAGTCTATATTTTTGCAGTAGGGATGACCACTGTGGATACATCCTTCACAATCTGCTGGAGAAATTCATCTTCTCTGGGGATAAAGTGGCCCCCGTTATGTTCATAGAGCTTGGTGCTTCTTCTATCGTACAAATGTGCTAAATACTTTGTCCTGATAGGAGGGACCACAAAATCGTTACGGCCAAAGATAAAGAACAACTTGgtattgaagttgtcttTCGGAGGCGTGAAGTACCTTTCCTGAGCAGGTAGTAATCTAACACTCAGCTGGAACTCTTCGAGCGACTCTGGGTGATAGCTATGATCGTTGTGGGCcatttcttcgtcgtcgaTCCTTCCTGTCATTGCAAACCCCGCAGCAAGAATAGACACCTTGAAATGGGGGTGTGAAGGTAGGAGTTCGTGAATAGTATTGGTTATTGTTGTGGCCATGACACAACCTTGGGAAAAGCCAAGAATCCCGTCGTAGGGGCCATGTACTCGAATATGGTCTATGATATACTGcacagcttcttcaaagccaTAATAAAGATGGGGATCTTTGACTAGAAACCAACATTTATTAGCATCTTTTGCTAGGGTCTTTTTCCACATAACATCAGCCTCCTCCTTGTCAAGCAGGTTATAGTATGGGAGGGCTTGTAATGATTCTATTATCCTTGGAGGGTCAAGATACTCGAGTtcgatttttttttcagcGAATAGTTCCTTTAGTCTAGTAGTTTTCTCTGCAAAAACTCTTACACTCTGGAGGAATCCAGGAAGGCATAGGATTCTCCCATTTGAAGTAGAATTGCTCATTGAAACCAGCCCAAATGAGGAAGAATAGGGTAATAACTATCCAAAGTCTGCAAATGTCAATCTACTAGTGCAAGTTATGTTGAGACAAAAATCCGCATATGATATTCTTGCACTATTGAAAGACGCTCCCGACATCCTCTTTGCGGATGTACCGAGGATGACGAAGGCACTCTCCTTATTTTTTATTACATTGAACGTACTAATCCATGTAAACAGCTATTACCTAGAGATAAAGGCCACTATCAACCATGTAGCATGGGCCAACTAAGAGAAAACCCAGAAGGACGAAAACCTCGGAAATAAAAACAGAAACCTAATTAAAGGTACAAAGCCTAAGGAAAGGCGAAgtagaaattgaaagtcTAGATATTGAAAAGTACCTCAAAATAATCTCGTAATTCTCCGTAGTCTGGACGGGGATATCTGCGTATGTGATATGGTATAACAAATGCTGATTGTAATTAACTAAATATTGATCGTCAGTAACAATACAATTTTATTTATCCTAAATTTCTGTAGACCTTTAGGTTTCGTAGATCTTATTAATTATCATTCATGTATTCTGATATATTCATAAAATATAAATTATCGTATTTTCAGCAATTCAATATTCCATAATATAGTGGGGCTCTAATTAGCACGAACAGACTTCATCTCTTCTCTTACCTTTTAGTACCAACTAGAATGGATTGAGTCTGTTGGAAAGTTGCGCCTGAGATTTGAAATCCGGGGAAGCGCAGTGAAAAACCAAGCCAAGACAAAAACACGCGATGAGAttcgatttttcacagaTTTCGAGAATAACCAATGACATCAATCAAGACTACTTTCGAAGCGCTCAAGGAAGAAGTGGACGAGTCGTAAGTTTCAAGACTAGAattctttgcaattgcttcattttgcaattctgaCAGTACTAACGTTTCGTAGAAATCTGAGAAGGGATGAGGTCAATACTTTTGAACAGAATATTTTGACGCATCTTGGCCCAATGAAGTCTGACCTTGATGTCTCGCTATTCTACGGGCCACATGAAACAGATAAAATGTCCTTGATGGGaccaattgcaatttccaatttttgCGCTGAAGTTAGCGAGAAGTACGAAAGCCTCAAAGAACTCAACGCTAATCCCATTCTGAAGGAAAGAATACTCCATAAGTATGTGGAAGAAGTCTACTATTTGCTTATGATGTACAATTATATCATTCTGCTTCTGGAAGGAATCAGAACGACTGAGAAAAACGGTGATCATTTGTCTATGACGATTCGATCTGTTGGGCACAAGTTTAACGAAGCTGCTACAGAACTGGGATTGATATTGACACCATCAGCAATCTCTGAGGCTTTGAAAATAAAGGTGGAATACACAGATTACTTGATGGCACTATTACGTCttgcagaagaaatcgTAGAGTATACAAGCAGCACTATCGTGAGGTATCTTTCCATAGGATATAAGGATGTTGGTTTCGCCTTGCCGGTAATTAACCAACGACTTATTTCTCATGTCCAACAGGGGTTCCAGACTTTGGATCTTAAGAACGATTCACTCAGAAGAAAGTACGATGGTTTGAAATACAGcgtgaagaagttgaatgaaATTGTTTACGATCTCTCGTTGAGAGGATTATTGCATTATGAAATCAACCTAATATAAATTAGATTTCAATATAATAAATATACACTTTTAATATACACGTTAGATTCTATTTCTCTTTTGCATCAATATCGACAATGTCATCTGATTTCGGGGTATTGTCTGTATCAGACTCGTCTAGAATCTCATaaacaattgaattgtCTGTCTTCCGTTTTTTTGGAGGAGGTCCGAAATCTATTTCGGGATCCTCGTAGACAGATGTATCAGATGCAGAGATTCCATTAACGGCAGGATCTGAAATGGGTTCTGAGGTTCCATTCACAGCGTTAGGTTCAGATGGTTCGTTCACAGCGTTAGGTTCAGGCGGTTCGTTCACAGTGTTAGGTTCGGACGGTTCATTCACAGTGTTAGGTTCGGACGGTTCATTCACAGTGTTAGGTTCGGACGGTTCATTCACAGTGTTAGGTTCAGAAGGTTCAAAAATTCCGTTTTCAGTTTGTGGTGTAGGTTCTGGAGTTTTCACTACCTCCAGTGTCTCAGATATTACTGTGATTGTGTCCCCAGCTGTTACTGTCTCTGCTTCGGTGGCAGGTCTTGCggcttcttctgcttcacGAATCTTTTTTTTCTCGATTGATTCCGCAACGTAGTCATTATAAATTTCTGGTCTTTCCTTCAATATAGCTTCCACTTCTCGCCTGTGGTTTTTGAGAAGGTCGGTAGTGAATGGAAAGATATCTCTTTTAGCCAATTTTTTTGACTTACCACCAGGCGAGTCGGTGCTAATAGTAGCTGCCGGTGGCTCCAAAGTAGGGAAATGATGCAAGTAGATTCTAATAAAAATACCCACTATTGTATCATCAATTAAAGAAGTAGGACCAAAGCcattgttgaacttcttcatgtCATTAATTGCATGAAGGTAGCAAAGGTGTAtttccaactctttggGAACTCCTTTCCCTTCCATTGCATCAAGAAAAGACTTGGAATTAAACATAAACGTTTGGTAGGAAAGCGCCTGAAGGAAGTTGTCAGAAAATGTGAAACTATTGTCGATATCAAGCAGCGCTCTAataattttgcaaattGATGAACAAAGGCTCTCCCACGATGTGTACAATTTGACCATAGTTGAATTAGACCTACGCAATTTTGGCAACATCAGGATCAAACTAATTAAGtccaatttcttcgtcaataATACAATGAAAAAACTAGCGTACTGGAAAGTGTAGTAGAAATGTTTTCCTGGGCGCTCTTGCTCTGGTTTCCATATCAGTACTAGGGTCTTGCTTGTAGCTTTCAAGGATACGAATGAAGACATCTCTTCAAGTGCCTCTGCAACATCGTCAAACTCATAGAACAAAATAGTAGCAAGTCTGTAACGAGGTTTATGCTGCCAATTTTTTTTATCGTAGTTGTCAACTTTCTTTAGAGAAGCAATTATTAATCTGTAGAAATCTAACTTCTCTGTTGCAATCTCATCTTCCAGTAATGATATCACAGGGTCGTCTCTCAAGTATTGTAATCCTTCTTTAATACTAAGCTGATCATTCTTCACATATTTATACACTAAGGAGCAGATAGTATAATGAGGCTCAATAATATGGTCAGTAGATTTCGATTGTTCATGTGCAATCTTGCAAGCAATGTGGAGAGTATCCAAGACAAGTTGAGGttctctcttcaatttccgCTGAATTTTGGAAAGATAGTAAAAATTAGTCCAATCTGTGGGCTTTGATTTGACTGCAACATGCATAGACTGTTGCATTATCTTGAGGCACAAATTCAAAGAGACTGTGCTTTTTTGATCAACATTTACAAATGAAGCACCAGAGGGTTTTCTGATGAATTTGGGGATTCCTTGAACCTTAAATGCATGCATACTCATGGGTTCCATACAAGCACTGTACATTTCCTTTGCAAAAGACGACATGAGACCCTCTATAATAGGCTTAATTAAGTGTCTCTCTTCCTCTGTTTTTGAATGCACAGTTCCATTGATAGCCATCAAATAGCAGATCAATGATTTCCTTTGGATGTTGGCCGTGCCTACTTTACGGTCTGCGACAGTGAGTTTGTCGGAAGTCCAGATCAAATCGTCTTCAACCAAAAATCCAAAAGCTTGGCCCAACAAGTACCAGCTTTCCGTTCTGTTCGTACAGAAGATTAAATCATTTCTTAACAACATAATGACATTTTCCAACTCCACAGCTCTACTTTGCATATTCTTTTTTCTAACCTTATACGAcgaaaatatcaataatCCTTGAAGATAGTACAAGCCCTCTTTAATTAACTTACTGTCCAAATTAGGCTCTTCAAAATCAGTCGTAATTAAACCATGAAATGCATCACGCAAGAACCTTGGAGTAATTCTTGTGGTTTCCAAAAAATAATCAAGGCAAGCATCATTTCGGCTAAGAACTTCACTAGCTTCAAAATTCGGTTCGCCTACCACCAAATATATCTCGTCAATGAGAGTTTTCGTCTCGTGCTTTGGTATATTCACTAAtggattcttcttgaaacataatggaagaacaaaattAGCTAGTTCTCGTGTTGCGTTTAAATCCAATTCGTCCTTGTCTTTGGTTCCGTGGTCTTTAGGAGAGAAGTTGCCAATATTGATACTGTAATGGTAGCGGCAGGAAATTAATTGTGCAAAGTCCTTATCTGATGCACACCCAAGCTGGCCAAGAGTCTGATGAATAAATCTGAGGAATACACCTTCGGAACTATCGCAAAGGTTGCGGACTCCCAACTGGTCatgagaaagagaaatcaagtcAGCCAATTCTTGGTTAATCTGGGATATTCCTTCATTTGGTTTGGGTGTAAGAATTGCCTTATAATAGATTAGAATTAGGGTTATAGTAGCAATTAAAATGTCTTTCAAACGCTGGAATGATGTCATCGACTTTCGCTGAATTGAGAttttcaaggaagaaattACACAGGCTTCTTCATGGACACTAAAAATATAAAGCATTTCGAACATTCTGAGCAATCTCGCCAATGTATCTTCGATTTGCTTGCCTTCCGTGACTGGCAAATTCCATTTCAATGATTCCAAAGTCTGCAAATAAATGCTTAGCTTTTCCCCATAGAATCCAATAATTCTTATTAGTGTACTCAAACGTTGCATGTCATCAAGATCATTATAATCCCTGCCGGTAAGGTATGATTCTATGAATTCCAAATTTTTTTCGAATCCAAATTGTAATAACTCCTTTTTGTCATTAAATGAATAATACAGGAATAGTATAGTCCAAAGGTTTAACTTCATATCCACAGGCGAGgtgttcaagaattcttttATGGGCTCCAATGCTTCCAGATCAACAATGTCATTCTTGACTGGAACAGAATTTCTATGTtgtcttcctcttcttttctctgtTATTAGAATACCCTGGAAAAGATCAATTGCCTCAGTATTGTTCTTATCTGAATCCGAATACAAAATTCTAGAAAAAATCGAAATGACTGAGGTTGTAGTCAATTGAGCTCTGATACTTCCAGTATTCAATGGAATAAGGTTCTCATGGTTAGGGTAGTATATGGatattttgattttcattttctcgaTGTATCTCAACAACCTTTCTAAACTTTCTACTATAAACGAAGTTTCTGCGATAGTAGaatttttgcatttttctctttgaaaTAAACTCCATCTGAATCTACACTCCAAGTGTAAGTGTAATTTCTTTTGGTAACCGGACTTGCTTTCTCTAAGgaacaagtcgttgatatATTCTCCCCATTTCTCTAATTTGTCGTTGATTTTGATTAATTCCATGCTTAGGTTATTAGGTCCTGTTTTGGCTGCCTTCAGTGTTTGCTTCTTAACCAAACTTGATATGGCATCTGCTATCTGTGATCTTAGCGTGAGcataacatctaccaaaATCTCGtgaattgaaattgcaagtGAAAGATTCTCGTAGTAATTGATCTCCTGGTTTGCAATCTTTAGGGTACTTAGTATTATGGATTCAAATTGTATGACCCATTCTTTCACTCGAGAAATAAGTTTTGGAGACCATGTAGAATCCAAAATTAAGCTGTAGTATTCTGAATTTGATGCTTCCTGTATTACACCCAAGAGTCTTCTGAGTATGAAGAGTTTCACGTCCCCGTAGCTGTTATTTCCCTCGTTAATGTTCGTTAAAAGATCTTTGATCctttctttgacttctatttcttctattcttgGAAGTTCAGATTTAGataatttgaatttggatttcttgCCAAAATCATTAAGAACCTCTACTAGCCTTACTTTCTCGTCATCCGAGGTGTTCTGAGGTCCAGAGGATTCATCGTTGTAGAATAGAGCCCTTGTATAGGATTTGGTATCCCAATCACTGATTACTTCCACAAAATCGTTTACATACTGCGgtattctctttctggACGATTCGTTAGCATCCGCAACGTAAACTTTTACGATATCAGACAATACAAACTTTCGTTTGTCCTTGCTGAGTTTCTGAAGGTAGTGATTTAAATTCTCAAAGAATTTTATAGTTTCGATGAAGTGCAGATGCACGATTTCCAACTCGGGAATTTCTACTGCTGAATCAGACTTAGCAAGTCTCTTGGAGGATCTATGAATAGCAACATTTTTAAGGGAGTCGTCATCTTGTTTGGGTTTGTCGTTGCcattttccttcttttctgattcAGGAGCAGTAGAATCATCCTGTTTAGATGTATTCTCGTCTATGTTCTCCATAGCGTCGTCGAACACATCTGATTCATCTTCGG
Protein-coding regions in this window:
- the ABD1 gene encoding mRNA cap methyltransferase, with translation MSSNTDAEIQLLQSIKEKAAAAGTQNSAASTSGSSSDSKITRESSAFSRREITNDVPIVSSAYSEVKEAPAWVKKDTPVDKYDKYGSRPAVSTSSGPSRVSRPESESTDNKYSKYISRAAEPSTRVKRSREEFEREEPDPREYGNSRIEQEKDDDGGAAIPYSNLDVSNQSYDHRTLQSREYYTFQSHISNKEERDINSIVRTHYNQRAVHSKRQVRKNSPIIKMRNFNNAIKYMLLGNYSKREQGVDRPFTFLDLCCGKGGDLNKCQFLEIDQYIGIDISDVSVKEAFQRYSQKKVRFRSAYGQKPRKDELRYDFEACFATGDCFSKTIPELLEPNFPGIIDKTFPVDTVSIQFSLHYAFETEDKVRTILTNVSRSLRPGGKFIGTIPSSDFIRKKIVTKNYLPDDRGKKKFGNSLYSVTFDKEPPEDGVFRPPFGNKYNYSLKDAIDDVPEYVVPFETLRAMCEDVGMELKLKKNFIDIFNQEIPKYFSKLSKHLIEGMKRSDGKYGAEGEEKEAVGFYIGFVFEKLGS
- the FSH1 gene encoding dihydrofolate reductase; protein product: MSNSTSNGRILCLPGFLQSVRVFAEKTTRLKELFAEKKIELEYLDPPRIIESLQALPYYNSLDKEEADVMWKKTLAKDANKCWFLVKDPHLYYGFEEAVQYIIDHIRVHGPYDGILGFSQGCVMATTITNTIHELLPSHPHFKVSILAAGFAMTGRIDDEEMAHNDHSYHPESLEEFQSSVRLLPAQERYFTPPKDNFNTKLFFIFGRNDFVVPPIRTKYLAHLYDRRSTKLYEHNGGHFIPREDEFLQQIVKDVSTVVIPTAKI
- a CDS encoding predicted protein, giving the protein MTIRSVGHKFNEAATESGLILTPSAISEALKIKVEYTDYLMALLRLAEEIVEYTSSTIVRYLSIGYKDVGFALPVINQRLISHVQQGFQTLDLKNDSLRRKYDGLKYSVKKLNEIVYDLSLRGLLHYEINLI
- the HIR3 gene encoding regulator of histone transcription; amino-acid sequence: MLDDLCIALIYQEGDEKLLETLYEIFVYIDANRLARFTVEYSMSAKEESDDIWGIIPIDSGIDQKYNYLKSSLHEFDLSQQQDSKSSDIKAAINEKLKFLEPIKTDYQNQIRSSKLLREVQLKLSAKEGTLSWLSIIEKINGELKSIQDEHKIEEVNRTKLRYVEPYLLTENPIERLTFSLPPILNDSEDESDVFDDAMENIDENTSKQDDSTAPESEKKENGNDKPKQDDDSLKNVAIHRSSKRLAKSDSAVEIPELEIVHSHFIETIKFFENLNHYLQKLSKDKRKFVLSDIVKVYVADANESSRKRIPQYVNDFVEVISDWDTKSYTRALFYNDESSGPQNTSDDEKVRLVEVLNDFGKKSKFKLSKSELPRIEEIEVKERIKDLLTNINEGNNSYGDVKLFILRRLLGVIQEASNSEYYSLILDSTWSPKLISRVKEWVIQFESIILSTLKIANQEINYYENLSLAISIHEILVDVMLTLRSQIADAISSLVKKQTSKAAKTGPNNLSMELIKINDKLEKWGEYINDLFLRESKSGYQKKLHLHLECRFRWSLFQREKCKNSTIAETSFIVESLERLLRYIEKMKIKISIYYPNHENLIPLNTGSIRAQLTTTSVISIFSRILYSDSDKNNTEAIDLFQGILITEKRRGRQHRNSVPVKNDIVDSEALEPIKEFLNTSPVDMKLNLWTILFSYYSFNDKKELLQFGFEKNLEFIESYLTGRDYNDLDDMQRLSTLIRIIGFYGEKLSIYLQTLESLKWNLPVTEGKQIEDTLARLLRMFEMLYIFSVHEEACVISSLKISIQRKSMTSFQRLKDILIATITLILIYYKAILTPKPNEGISQINQELADLISLSHDQLGVRNLCDSSEGVFLRFIHQTLGQLGCASDKDFAQLISCRYHYSINIGNFSPKDHGTKDKDELDLNATRELANFVLPLCFKKNPLVNIPKHETKTLIDEIYLVVGEPNFEASEVLSRNDACLDYFLETTRITPRFLRDAFHGLITTDFEEPNLDSKLIKEGLYYLQGLLIFSSYKVRKKNMQSRAVELENVIMLLRNDLIFCTNRTESWYLLGQAFGFLVEDDLIWTSDKLTVADRKVGTANIQRKSLICYLMAINGTVHSKTEEERHLIKPIIEGLMSSFAKEMYSACMEPMSMHAFKVQGIPKFIRKPSGASFVNVDQKSTVSLNLCLKIMQQSMHVAVKSKPTDWTNFYYLSKIQRKLKREPQLVLDTLHIACKIAHEQSKSTDHIIEPHYTICSLVYKYVKNDQLSIKEGLQYLRDDPVISLSEDEIATEKLDFYRLIIASLKKVDNYDKKNWQHKPRYRLATILFYEFDDVAEALEEMSSFVSLKATSKTLVSIWKPEQERPGKHFYYTFQYASFFIVLLTKKLDLISLISMLPKLRRSNSTMVKLYTSWESLCSSICKIIRASLDIDNSFTFSDNFLQALSYQTFMFNSKSFLDAMEGKGVPKELEIHLCYLHAINDMKKFNNGFGPTSLIDDTIVGIFIRIYLHHFPTLEPPAATISTDSPGGKSKKLAKRDIFPFTTDLLKNHRREVEAILKERPEIYNDYVAESIEK